From one Dermacentor variabilis isolate Ectoservices chromosome 3, ASM5094787v1, whole genome shotgun sequence genomic stretch:
- the LOC142576458 gene encoding uncharacterized protein LOC142576458, whose product MAFRRGAKEMKKQSYYVWFLGAKESRGLRGLEYIGPVLRFLLEREREVEPPKVTLQVSGKGIKMVQNIARGVRGKMEQVKHLIPQHAVTCVHQDGDLVCCILLLYNPVTRCPVHVHVYRCDSSETATMLRQQLQQLVERPDNQTKFREIEHRLAAKGLLREHSFHHHHHHSGPPRMPSDGRTEDGSEDRSDVSEEDEEGLATSPPRRPAAVLPAPVRGGAASVGSATSSDRMASLYASLAAELREKLSNPDRGPLLLPPKDYGTVCKRASARPEGGSKSSSGIGSDELLPRELDSSSDEEWPAHQPHQKREQRRNRRPVSFPAASAATVFGGAQQKQRQPHAPHRQIQTPQPYRNGQVPQQQRPFSQQQQHPPSHRQSATSRQMVAPESRAYQPHHHQQQQQQQPEPLRQHNQKRSRDYRHSFVEPSTRRPLPL is encoded by the exons ATGGCGTTCCGCCGGGGCGCCAAGGAGATGAAGAAGCAGTCGTACTACGTGTGGTTCCTGGGCGCCAAGGAGTCCCGCGGTCTCCGGGGCCTCGAGTACATCGGGCCCGTGCTGCGGTTCCTGCTCGAACGGGAGCGGGAAGTGGAGCCGCCCAAGGTCACCCTCCAG GTTAGCGGCAAGGGCATCAAGATGGTTCAGAACATCGCCCGCGGCGTTCGGGGCAAGATGGAGCAGGTGAAGCACCTGATCCCCCAGCACGCGGTCACGTGTGTTCACCAGGACGGCGACCTGGTGTGCTGCATCCTGCTGCTCTACAACCCGGTCACCAGGTGCCCCGTGCACGTTCACGTCTATCGCTGCGACTCGTCCGAGACGGCCACCATgctgcgccagcagctgcagcagctcgTCGAGCGGCCCGACAACCAGACCAAGTTCCGCGAGATCGAACACCGGCTGGCAGCCAAGGGCCTGCTGCGCGAGCACTCCttccaccaccatcaccaccactcGGGTCCGCCGCGGATGCCCTCCGACGGCAGGACCGAGGACGGCTCCGAAGACCGCAGTGATGTCTCCGAGGAAGACGAAGAGGGTCTGGCCACGTCTCCGCCCCGAAGGCCCGCCGCGGTCCTTCCTGCTCCGGTCCGCGGCGGCGCGGCTTCGGTCGGCTCGGCCACGTCTAGCGACCGGATGGCCAGCCTGTACGCGTCCCTGGCTGCCGAGCTACGCGAGAAGCTGAGCAACCCGGACCGTGGCCCTCTCCTGCTGCCTCCCAAGGACTACGGGACCGTGTGCAAGAGGGCCTCGGCCAGGCCCGAGGGAGGCTCCAAGTCGAGCAGCGGCATCGGCTCCGACGAGCTCCTGCCCCGCGAGCTGGACTCGTCTTCCGACGAAGAGTGGCCCGCCCACCAGCCGCATCAGAAGCGGGAGCAGCGCAGGAACCGCCGACCGGTGTCATTTCCGGCGGCCTCCGCCGCCACGGTCTTCGGTGGAGCGCAGCAGAAGCAGCGCCAGCCGCATGCGCCACACCGCCAGATTCAGACGCCGCAGCCGTACCGCAACGGACAAGTGCCACAGCAGCAGAGACCGTTCtcgcagcagcaacagcacccGCCGAGCCACCGACAGTCGGCGACGTCCAGGCAGATGGTTGCGCCCGAGTCCAGGGCGTACCAGCCGCACCAccaccaacagcagcagcaacaacagccagAGCCTTTGAGGCAGCACAACCAGAAGAGAAGCAGGGACTACAGGCACAGCTTCGTGGAGCCGTCGACGCGTAGGCCCTTGCCTCTctaa